One Halosegnis longus DNA window includes the following coding sequences:
- a CDS encoding glycosyltransferase family 2 protein: MQVSVVVCTHEPDRYTDLRAAADSVLAGTYDDVEVVLVSDGSARVTELMERDYGDHPDVRIASLDANQGLLVARNRGAAVATGDIVAFIDDDAVAAPDWLEKLVAAHETHDRHATGGRMVPRWVADKPDFLPEEFYFLIGAAHRGFGPEGDRERAGEIRNGMGSNLAFRAETFETLGGFEPTVGGRKGDKQMQGGETELCIRLADEFGEGVWYVPDAIVEHRIYDYRTDPVWLLKRAFWQGVSKRGMARFVPESSGDETAFLGRLAGEYLPDRVRGLVSEPTSARLQQFLMLLVLTVVTGLGYLYGYYHWR; this comes from the coding sequence ATGCAGGTGTCAGTCGTGGTCTGTACCCACGAGCCGGACCGCTACACCGACCTCCGGGCCGCCGCCGACTCCGTGCTCGCGGGCACGTACGACGACGTGGAGGTCGTCCTCGTCTCCGACGGGTCCGCGCGCGTGACCGAGCTGATGGAACGCGACTACGGCGACCACCCCGACGTGCGAATCGCGAGCCTCGATGCAAATCAGGGACTGCTCGTCGCTCGCAACCGCGGCGCGGCCGTCGCGACGGGCGACATCGTCGCGTTCATCGACGACGACGCCGTCGCCGCCCCCGACTGGCTGGAGAAACTCGTCGCCGCCCACGAGACCCACGACCGCCACGCGACGGGCGGCCGGATGGTTCCCCGGTGGGTCGCCGACAAGCCCGACTTTCTCCCCGAGGAGTTCTACTTTCTCATCGGCGCGGCCCATCGTGGCTTCGGCCCCGAGGGCGACCGCGAGCGGGCGGGCGAGATTCGCAACGGAATGGGGTCGAATCTGGCCTTCCGCGCCGAGACGTTCGAGACGCTGGGCGGCTTCGAGCCGACCGTCGGCGGCCGGAAGGGCGACAAGCAGATGCAGGGCGGCGAGACGGAGCTGTGTATCCGGCTCGCGGACGAGTTCGGCGAGGGCGTCTGGTACGTCCCCGACGCAATCGTCGAGCACAGGATCTACGACTACCGGACGGACCCGGTGTGGCTGCTCAAACGCGCCTTCTGGCAGGGCGTCTCGAAGCGCGGGATGGCGCGGTTCGTCCCCGAGTCCAGCGGCGACGAGACCGCTTTCCTCGGCCGGCTCGCGGGCGAGTATCTCCCCGACCGCGTTCGCGGACTCGTCTCGGAGCCGACGAGCGCGAGGCTCCAGCAGTTCCTGATGTTGCTCGTCTTGACCGTCGTGACAGGGCTCGGCTATCTGTACGGCTACTACCACTGGCGGTGA
- a CDS encoding DUF5779 family protein, whose product MSEFELDLQSAEGDMDVPDTDSVVLGILDGETPDAEWIALVEAGNTLVLDIEGDLSELAAGFATEITDLGGELMHFRGFLVVSPPGRDIDTDRL is encoded by the coding sequence ATGAGCGAGTTCGAACTCGACTTGCAGTCGGCGGAAGGGGACATGGACGTGCCCGACACGGACAGCGTGGTGCTCGGCATCTTAGACGGCGAGACGCCCGACGCCGAGTGGATTGCGCTCGTCGAGGCGGGCAACACCCTCGTGCTCGACATCGAGGGGGACCTCTCCGAGCTTGCGGCCGGCTTCGCCACCGAGATTACGGACCTCGGCGGCGAGCTGATGCACTTTCGCGGCTTCCTCGTCGTCTCGCCGCCGGGCCGCGACATCGACACCGACCGACTCTAA
- the ilvB gene encoding biosynthetic-type acetolactate synthase large subunit, with translation MSSEQTTASDEADEPTPVTTGAESVVRALENAGVEHLFGVQGGAIMPIYDALYDSEMTHLTMAHEQGAVHAADAYGAVDGDPGICLATSGPGATNLVTGIADADMDSDPVVALTGQVPTDFVGSDAFQETDTTGVTRPITKENYFADDPDSVGDTVGEAFAMANRGRQGPTLVDLPKDVSNGETDREPGPPRTPPTYVPAETADERAVGRAADALQQADRPVILAGGGVIRAEASEQLGEFAIEHEIPVVTTMPGIGAFPEDHELSLEWGGMHGTGYANMALTMTDCMFAVGTRFDDRLTGGVETFAPDAEIIHVDIDPAEISKNVEADFGLVGDARAVIKQFAAAMDRSPDTADWCERCTDWKQEYPLDYHIEEDAPVKPQFVVEAVDAATDDDTVVTTGVGQHQMWACQYWTFTQPRTWISSHGLGTMGYGVPAAIGARVAADDDQTVVCFDGDGSFLMTCQELTVAAREQMDITVFVLNNQFIGMVRQWQDGFFEGRRMASEYDWMPKFDAVAEAFGAEGFTIDDYDDVEGTIEEALDYEGPSVVDVRIAPEEDVFPMVPSGGDNGLFALRGEHL, from the coding sequence ATGAGTAGCGAACAGACAACAGCCAGCGACGAAGCCGACGAGCCGACGCCGGTGACGACGGGCGCGGAGTCGGTCGTCCGCGCGCTGGAGAACGCCGGCGTCGAACACCTGTTCGGCGTGCAGGGCGGGGCAATCATGCCCATCTACGACGCGCTGTACGACTCCGAGATGACGCATCTCACGATGGCCCACGAGCAAGGGGCCGTCCACGCCGCCGACGCCTACGGCGCGGTCGACGGTGACCCGGGCATCTGTCTGGCCACCTCCGGGCCGGGCGCGACGAACCTCGTCACCGGCATCGCCGACGCGGACATGGACTCCGACCCCGTGGTCGCGTTGACGGGCCAGGTGCCGACGGATTTCGTCGGTAGCGACGCCTTCCAGGAGACGGACACGACGGGCGTCACCCGCCCGATTACGAAGGAGAACTACTTCGCGGACGACCCCGACTCCGTCGGCGACACCGTCGGCGAGGCGTTCGCGATGGCAAACCGCGGCCGACAGGGACCGACGCTCGTCGACCTCCCGAAGGACGTCTCGAACGGCGAGACCGACCGCGAGCCGGGGCCACCGCGCACCCCACCGACGTACGTGCCGGCCGAGACGGCAGACGAACGCGCCGTCGGCCGCGCCGCCGACGCGCTCCAGCAGGCCGACCGCCCCGTCATCCTCGCGGGCGGGGGCGTCATCCGCGCGGAGGCGAGCGAGCAGCTGGGCGAGTTCGCCATCGAACACGAGATTCCGGTCGTCACGACAATGCCCGGTATCGGCGCGTTCCCGGAAGACCACGAGCTCTCCCTAGAGTGGGGCGGGATGCACGGCACCGGCTACGCCAACATGGCGCTGACGATGACCGACTGCATGTTCGCCGTCGGGACGCGCTTCGACGACCGCCTGACCGGCGGCGTGGAGACGTTCGCGCCCGACGCCGAAATCATCCACGTCGACATCGACCCCGCAGAAATCTCGAAGAACGTCGAAGCCGACTTCGGGCTGGTCGGCGATGCCCGCGCGGTCATCAAGCAGTTCGCGGCCGCGATGGACCGCTCGCCGGACACCGCCGACTGGTGTGAGCGGTGTACCGACTGGAAGCAGGAGTACCCCCTCGATTACCACATCGAGGAGGACGCGCCCGTCAAACCGCAGTTCGTCGTGGAGGCGGTCGACGCCGCGACAGACGACGACACCGTCGTCACGACCGGCGTCGGCCAACACCAGATGTGGGCCTGCCAGTACTGGACCTTCACCCAGCCCCGGACGTGGATTTCGAGCCACGGACTGGGGACGATGGGCTACGGCGTGCCCGCGGCCATCGGCGCGCGCGTCGCGGCCGACGACGACCAGACCGTCGTCTGTTTCGACGGCGACGGCTCCTTCCTGATGACGTGTCAGGAGCTGACCGTCGCGGCCCGCGAGCAGATGGACATCACCGTCTTCGTGTTGAACAACCAGTTCATCGGGATGGTGCGCCAGTGGCAGGACGGTTTCTTCGAGGGCCGCCGGATGGCCTCGGAGTACGACTGGATGCCGAAGTTCGACGCCGTCGCCGAGGCCTTCGGCGCGGAAGGGTTCACCATCGACGACTACGACGACGTGGAGGGCACCATCGAGGAAGCCCTCGACTACGAGGGACCGTCGGTCGTCGACGTTCGCATCGCCCCGGAGGAAGACGTGTTCCCGATGGTGCCAAGCGGCGGGGACAACGGTCTCTTCGCCCTGCGAGGTGAGCACCTGTGA
- a CDS encoding LeuA family protein yields the protein MSRRVEFFAGTVSNTPEIDEARIFDTTLRDGEQSPRTSFSYEDKREIAAVLDEMGTHVIEAGFPVNSDAEFEAVRDIAEHTKGTTCGLARVVEGDVEAALDSGVEMVHVFVSTSDVQLQDSMHATREDAVERAVASVERVKEAGVECMFSPMDATRTEESFLIEIIEAVSAAGTDWINIPDTCGVGTPSTFADVVRTVLDHTDASVDVHAHDDFGLASANALSGFEAGATQAQVSVNGIGERAGNAAYEEVVMALESLYNYDTGIDTTRITELSRLVADRSDMPVPDNKPVVGANAFAHESGIHAAGVIENSDTFEPGVMTPEMVGATRELVLGKHTGQHSVRERLTEQGYDPTDDEVREVTRRVKDRGAEKERITVAVLERFADDIGIKKRESEVRT from the coding sequence CTGAGTCGGCGGGTCGAGTTCTTCGCGGGCACAGTATCTAATACCCCCGAAATCGACGAAGCACGGATTTTCGACACCACGCTGCGCGACGGCGAACAGTCGCCACGCACGTCCTTCTCGTACGAGGACAAGCGCGAGATAGCGGCGGTACTCGACGAGATGGGGACCCACGTCATCGAGGCGGGGTTCCCGGTCAACTCCGACGCGGAGTTCGAGGCCGTCCGCGACATCGCGGAACACACGAAGGGGACGACCTGCGGCCTGGCGCGCGTCGTGGAAGGAGATGTGGAGGCAGCCCTCGACAGCGGCGTCGAGATGGTCCACGTCTTCGTCTCCACGAGCGACGTGCAGCTGCAGGACAGCATGCACGCGACCCGCGAGGACGCGGTCGAGCGTGCGGTCGCCAGCGTCGAACGGGTCAAGGAAGCGGGCGTGGAGTGCATGTTCTCGCCCATGGACGCGACCCGGACGGAGGAATCGTTCCTGATCGAGATTATCGAGGCGGTCAGTGCGGCCGGCACGGACTGGATTAACATCCCCGACACCTGCGGCGTCGGGACGCCGAGCACCTTCGCCGACGTGGTGCGGACGGTGTTGGACCACACTGACGCCAGCGTCGACGTGCACGCGCACGACGACTTCGGGCTGGCGTCGGCCAACGCCCTCTCGGGCTTCGAGGCCGGGGCGACGCAGGCGCAGGTGTCGGTCAACGGCATCGGCGAGCGCGCCGGCAACGCCGCCTACGAGGAGGTCGTGATGGCGCTGGAGTCGCTGTACAACTACGACACCGGCATCGACACCACCCGCATCACGGAGCTGTCGCGGCTGGTCGCAGACCGCAGCGACATGCCGGTGCCGGACAACAAGCCCGTCGTGGGTGCAAACGCGTTCGCCCACGAGTCGGGGATTCACGCGGCCGGCGTAATCGAGAACAGCGACACGTTCGAGCCGGGCGTGATGACCCCGGAGATGGTGGGTGCAACCCGCGAGCTGGTGTTGGGAAAACACACCGGCCAACACTCCGTTCGGGAGCGGCTCACCGAGCAGGGGTACGACCCGACGGACGACGAGGTGCGCGAGGTGACGCGGCGGGTGAAAGACCGCGGCGCCGAAAAAGAGCGCATCACCGTCGCCGTCTTAGAGCGGTTCGCCGACGACATCGGCATCAAGAAGCGGGAGTCTGAGGTCAGAACGTGA
- a CDS encoding glycosyltransferase, with the protein MTDIAVVHGNYLAHGGGEVVAERLAETFDAPLYYGFGNDDALPDNDTDHVSLFDDSLLARWKESPLVRDAFYVWAFQHVPQLHEYDVLVQSGNEPGWYVPPDDQPVVKYVHSTPRAAYDRFPDKGGDPLVRAYAFATRLLYAQNLAYPDVYVANSELIARRVRRYWGIDDVRVVYPPVPVDSYEVRPHEERDGFFFTFSRLDESKRIDEIVRAFADRDDRLVVGGDGPEADRLREIATDNVEFRGFLSESEKRDLLARARGFVFAARNEDFGIVPVEALASGTPVVGVRDGYTRYQIHDGQNGLLYDRGSENLAAALDRLQESGVEWDAERIATAAEQYGETAFEQGMREAVDEARERVRIDP; encoded by the coding sequence ATGACAGACATCGCCGTCGTCCACGGTAACTATCTCGCGCACGGTGGCGGCGAAGTGGTCGCCGAACGGCTCGCGGAGACGTTCGACGCGCCGCTGTACTACGGATTCGGCAACGACGACGCCCTCCCGGACAACGACACCGACCACGTGAGCCTGTTCGACGACTCGCTGCTCGCTCGCTGGAAGGAATCCCCGCTCGTTCGCGACGCGTTCTACGTCTGGGCGTTCCAACACGTCCCCCAGCTCCACGAGTACGACGTGCTCGTCCAGAGCGGGAACGAGCCGGGGTGGTACGTCCCGCCGGACGACCAACCGGTGGTAAAGTACGTCCACTCGACGCCGCGGGCCGCCTACGACCGGTTTCCGGACAAGGGCGGCGACCCGCTCGTCCGCGCGTACGCGTTCGCGACCCGCCTGCTCTACGCGCAGAACCTCGCGTATCCCGACGTGTACGTCGCCAACTCCGAGCTTATCGCGCGCCGGGTGCGCCGCTACTGGGGTATCGACGACGTGCGCGTCGTCTATCCGCCGGTGCCGGTCGACAGCTACGAGGTGCGTCCCCACGAGGAGCGCGACGGCTTCTTCTTCACCTTCTCGCGGCTGGACGAGTCGAAACGCATCGACGAGATCGTGCGCGCGTTCGCCGACCGCGACGACCGCCTCGTCGTCGGCGGCGACGGGCCGGAGGCCGACCGCTTGCGCGAGATAGCGACGGACAACGTCGAGTTCCGGGGATTCCTCTCGGAGTCGGAGAAACGCGACCTGCTCGCACGGGCACGGGGATTCGTCTTCGCGGCCCGCAACGAGGATTTCGGTATCGTCCCCGTCGAGGCGCTGGCGAGCGGGACTCCCGTCGTCGGGGTCCGTGACGGCTACACGCGCTATCAGATTCACGACGGCCAGAACGGCCTGTTGTACGACCGTGGCAGTGAGAACCTCGCTGCGGCCCTCGACCGCCTGCAGGAGTCGGGCGTCGAGTGGGACGCCGAGCGAATTGCGACAGCGGCCGAACAGTACGGCGAGACCGCCTTCGAGCAGGGGATGCGCGAGGCCGTCGATGAGGCGCGCGAACGGGTGCGAATCGACCCGTAA
- the ilvC gene encoding ketol-acid reductoisomerase, with protein MTEIYYDDDADESVLNDTTVAILGYGSQGHAHAQNLDDSGVDVVVGLRKGSSSRKAAKADGLDVATPVEAAGRADIVNLLVPDTVQPDVYDAIADELDAGDTLQFAHGFNIHYNQITPRDDVNVQMVAPKSPGHLVRRNYEHDEGTPGLLAVYQDATGDAHETGLAYAKAIGCTRAGVIETTFQEETETDLFGEQAVLCGGVTSLVKQGYETLVEAGYSREMAYFECLNELKLIVDLMYEGGHAEMWDSVSDTAEFGGLTRGDRIVDEHARENMEDVLEEVQSGEFAREWISENQAGRPSYTQLRQAEKNHDIEDVGEELRALFAWGGDEEEQETERVSADD; from the coding sequence ATGACAGAGATATACTACGACGACGACGCTGACGAATCGGTACTGAACGACACGACGGTAGCCATCCTCGGCTACGGCAGTCAGGGTCACGCCCACGCCCAGAACCTCGACGACTCGGGCGTCGACGTGGTCGTCGGACTGCGCAAGGGGTCCTCTTCGCGCAAGGCGGCGAAGGCCGACGGACTCGACGTGGCGACCCCGGTGGAGGCCGCCGGTCGCGCGGATATCGTGAATCTGCTCGTGCCGGACACGGTCCAGCCGGACGTGTACGACGCCATCGCCGACGAACTGGACGCCGGCGACACCCTCCAGTTCGCCCACGGGTTCAACATCCACTACAACCAGATCACGCCGCGAGATGACGTGAACGTCCAGATGGTCGCCCCGAAGTCGCCCGGCCACCTCGTCCGGCGTAACTACGAGCACGACGAAGGAACGCCGGGGCTGCTCGCGGTGTATCAGGACGCGACCGGCGACGCCCACGAGACCGGGCTCGCGTACGCGAAGGCAATCGGCTGCACGCGCGCGGGCGTCATCGAGACGACGTTCCAGGAAGAGACCGAGACCGACCTGTTCGGCGAGCAGGCCGTCCTCTGTGGGGGCGTCACCTCGCTCGTCAAGCAGGGGTACGAGACGCTGGTCGAGGCGGGGTACTCGCGCGAGATGGCCTACTTCGAGTGTCTGAACGAGCTCAAGCTCATCGTGGACCTGATGTACGAAGGCGGCCACGCCGAGATGTGGGACTCCGTGTCCGACACCGCCGAGTTCGGCGGGCTGACCCGCGGTGACCGCATCGTCGACGAGCACGCCCGCGAGAACATGGAGGACGTGCTCGAAGAGGTCCAGAGCGGCGAGTTCGCCCGCGAGTGGATTTCGGAGAATCAGGCCGGACGCCCGAGCTACACCCAGCTTCGACAGGCGGAGAAGAACCACGACATCGAGGACGTGGGCGAGGAGCTGCGCGCGCTGTTCGCGTGGGGCGGCGACGAGGAGGAACAGGAGACCGAACGGGTGTCCGCCGATGACTGA
- a CDS encoding cupin domain-containing protein: MTDHEYEHVVVDALPDAPNPTRHKKELDEAVGASEFGFNVIVADPGERIPWGYHHHPDHEELFYVLDGTLRVETADGDHTVEAGEAFFVPAGAPQKGVAGADGCRLIAAGAPKDSDRAVIEEECPACGEVTNRDYRVEGDGYVLECAGCGADVDELRPGPES, translated from the coding sequence GTGACCGACCACGAGTACGAACACGTCGTCGTCGACGCGCTGCCCGACGCCCCGAACCCCACCCGCCACAAGAAGGAACTCGACGAGGCTGTCGGCGCGAGCGAGTTCGGCTTCAACGTCATCGTCGCGGACCCCGGCGAACGAATCCCGTGGGGGTACCACCACCATCCCGACCACGAGGAACTGTTCTACGTGCTCGACGGGACCCTTCGTGTCGAGACAGCGGACGGAGACCACACCGTCGAGGCGGGCGAGGCGTTCTTCGTTCCCGCCGGCGCGCCACAGAAGGGTGTCGCCGGCGCGGACGGCTGTCGGCTCATCGCGGCGGGCGCACCGAAGGACAGCGACCGCGCCGTCATCGAGGAGGAGTGTCCGGCCTGCGGTGAGGTGACCAACCGCGACTACCGGGTAGAGGGCGACGGCTACGTTCTGGAGTGTGCGGGCTGTGGGGCGGACGTGGACGAACTACGCCCCGGCCCGGAGAGTTAG
- a CDS encoding ribbon-helix-helix domain-containing protein, translating into MTDYTTVSIPKDLAERVDETIEGTSFSSTSDLVRFLLRSIVIQHQQGGELTEAEFQEIADQLHDLGYLR; encoded by the coding sequence GTGACCGACTACACCACGGTTTCGATTCCGAAGGACCTCGCCGAGCGCGTCGACGAGACCATCGAGGGGACGAGCTTTTCATCGACTTCCGACCTCGTCCGGTTCCTGCTGCGGAGCATCGTCATCCAACACCAGCAGGGCGGGGAGCTGACGGAAGCCGAGTTTCAGGAAATCGCCGACCAGCTCCACGACCTCGGCTACCTGCGTTAA
- the ilvN gene encoding acetolactate synthase small subunit: MSREESEPPESGLLGPDPENRERPVGRRNSQGIRIDPETEATREPRRTTITALVANEPGVLSKVTGLFSRRQYNIESLTVGTTQNPDWSRITVVVEEPDPNIDQIEKQLDKLVPVIHTRELEREAVERELVLVKMDADEPDKVHAITEMYEGRTLDAGPRTITVELTGREQKIDDALDAFEQFGVREIARTGRTALARGETKTSIAPERLK; the protein is encoded by the coding sequence GTGAGCCGCGAGGAGAGCGAACCGCCCGAGTCGGGGCTGCTCGGTCCGGACCCGGAAAACCGGGAGCGACCCGTCGGGCGACGCAACAGTCAGGGAATCCGCATCGACCCCGAGACGGAGGCGACCCGCGAGCCGCGCCGGACGACCATCACCGCGCTCGTCGCGAACGAGCCGGGCGTGCTGTCGAAGGTGACCGGGCTGTTCAGCCGCCGGCAGTACAACATCGAATCGCTGACCGTCGGAACCACACAGAACCCCGACTGGTCGCGCATCACGGTCGTGGTCGAGGAGCCGGACCCGAACATCGACCAGATCGAAAAGCAACTCGACAAGCTCGTCCCGGTCATCCACACGCGCGAACTCGAACGCGAGGCCGTCGAGCGCGAGCTCGTCTTGGTGAAGATGGACGCCGACGAGCCGGACAAGGTCCACGCCATCACCGAGATGTACGAGGGGCGCACCCTCGATGCCGGTCCCCGGACCATCACGGTCGAGTTGACCGGTCGCGAACAGAAAATCGACGACGCCCTCGACGCCTTCGAGCAGTTCGGCGTTCGCGAGATAGCCCGCACGGGACGAACGGCCCTCGCCCGTGGCGAGACGAAGACATCCATCGCACCGGAGCGACTCAAATAA
- the aglJ gene encoding S-layer glycoprotein N-glycosyltransferase AglJ → MNPAEVCVLLPAINEAETVGSVVAGFREAGFDEVLVVDGGSDDDTRTRAREAGARVVKQRGHGKGQAIRQAIDEEIHRPVVLMADADGTYDPSDAERMLDPIQHGRAEHVIGDRFANLESGAMTRLNKVGNRLANRVFGIIHGKRLGDILSGYRAFTRQSFQRYALSADGFGIETELSVEAVKHGTTVEVVPITYRARPAGSETNLHPIADGARIFATLYRLAKTSNPLFYFGSVGSLSLLAGLVIAVYVGVEWFLRTPPVSHEALTVVGAAAVILGVQLLVFGVLSDVIITANREQTRRMEQLVERLADDDEEPPKRKTAGSDE, encoded by the coding sequence ATGAATCCCGCCGAGGTCTGCGTCCTCCTGCCGGCCATAAACGAGGCCGAGACCGTCGGCTCCGTCGTCGCCGGCTTCCGCGAGGCTGGCTTCGACGAGGTGCTCGTCGTCGACGGCGGGTCCGACGACGACACGCGAACGCGAGCGCGGGAGGCCGGTGCCCGCGTCGTCAAGCAGCGCGGCCACGGGAAGGGACAGGCGATTCGACAGGCCATCGACGAGGAGATTCACCGTCCCGTGGTGTTGATGGCCGACGCCGACGGCACCTACGACCCGAGCGACGCCGAGCGCATGCTGGACCCGATTCAGCACGGCCGGGCCGAACACGTCATCGGCGACCGGTTCGCGAATCTCGAATCGGGGGCGATGACCCGGCTCAACAAGGTCGGCAATCGCCTGGCGAACCGCGTGTTCGGGATTATCCACGGGAAACGACTCGGCGATATCCTCTCGGGATATCGCGCCTTCACCCGACAGTCGTTCCAGCGGTACGCCCTCTCGGCTGACGGGTTCGGCATCGAGACCGAACTCTCCGTCGAGGCGGTCAAACACGGCACGACCGTCGAGGTCGTTCCCATCACCTACCGCGCCCGACCCGCCGGCTCGGAGACGAACCTCCACCCGATTGCTGACGGCGCGCGCATCTTCGCGACGCTGTACCGGCTGGCGAAAACCAGCAATCCGCTCTTCTACTTCGGCTCGGTCGGCTCCCTGTCGCTGCTCGCCGGGCTGGTGATTGCCGTCTACGTCGGCGTCGAGTGGTTCCTGCGGACCCCGCCCGTCTCGCACGAGGCGCTCACCGTCGTCGGGGCCGCGGCCGTCATCCTCGGGGTCCAGCTACTCGTGTTCGGTGTGTTGTCGGACGTGATTATCACGGCGAACCGCGAGCAGACCCGCCGGATGGAGCAGTTGGTCGAACGCCTCGCCGACGACGACGAGGAGCCGCCGAAACGCAAAACAGCCGGGAGCGACGAGTAG